In Ctenopharyngodon idella isolate HZGC_01 chromosome 20, HZGC01, whole genome shotgun sequence, the following proteins share a genomic window:
- the ankrd6b gene encoding ankyrin repeat domain-containing protein 6b isoform X3: MQIQNGRTPLHLAAYKGHIAVVRILLAAGCDLDIQDDGDQTALHRAAVVGNTDVISALIQEGCALDRQDKDGNTALHEAAWHGFSQSVKLLVKAGANVHAKNKAGNTALHLACQNGHAQSSKVLLLGGSRPDSKNNVGDTCLHVSARYNHVSVIRALLGAICSVTERNHAGDTALHIAAALNHRKTVRMLLEAGADSRIKNNTGETALDQARENDNPEVALLLTKAPQSFTRGRTVRKRRDKMKTEGRAQSVPRDEMLPRKDSVSPANDTHGSDSSLRQNDNVFVTEACANKNINKKVKERLSPSDALIRRQNKHSDHKKKSKTERSCPSAPPPPPHNYKAYQLYTLYRDKDGKIMQAPLNGCRCEPLINKLENQLMATKEEMQSEIHTVQELMNSKMGQLDRKNKHQIRALDKITLERVSAERIECLHRIDKRAIQERLEGEKRQQASVVSDLKNWCLSKIQSLETRLSGDRCNTKLRRSSSLTDTLSDWDPHSHTAVPDTSGGRACYSPSTNQPEAKDGRETAAATTCPEDGSAGYYVIEVDVSPDKQSSQNQSAPQSPCIVRPKQRSRACSDPHRVQDEPQDSSLELRRVPDQCCEQECELDHRNLKRRTQQRAKTKQNAQTLTSLGDHRTAEASFAQERENMHALEVTQYFFDAVTLQMERWYERKIEEARRQANQRAQADRTTLLDRISYLENELRLLRTNKQEES, encoded by the exons GATGGGAACACTGCTTTACATGAGGCTGCGTGGCACGGCTTCAGTCAGTCTGTCAAACTGCTGGTGAAGGCTGGAGCCAACGTTCATGCTAAAAACAAG GCAGGAAACACGGCTCTTCATCTGGCGTGTCAGAATGGTCATGCTCAGAGCTCTAAAGTTCTGCTGCTGGGCGGCTCTCGGCCTGACAGTAAGAATAAC GTAGGTGACACGTGTCTGCATGTGTCTGCCCGATATAACCATGTGAGTGTGATTCGAGCGCTCCTCGGTGCCATCTGCTCAGTGACTGAAAGAAATCAC GCAGGAGACACAGCTTTACATATTGCAGCTGCTCTGAATCACAGGAAGACTGTACGCATGTTACTGGAGGCTGGGGCGGATAGCCGCATCAAAAACAAT ACAGGAGAGACGGCCCTCGATCAGGCTCGTGAAAATGATAATCCTGAAGTGGCACTGCTGCTCACCAAAGCCCCACAG AGCTTCACTCGAGGACGCACTGTGAGGAAGAGGAGGGACAAGATGAAGACTGAGGGTCGAGCACAGTCAGTCCCTCGTGATGAGATGCTGCCAAGAAAG GACAGTGTATCTCCAGCCAATGATACTCACGGCAGTGACAGTTCTCTCCGCCAGAATGACAATGTGTTTGTCACAGAGGCATGtgcaaacaaaaacatcaacaaGAAAGTCAAAGAGAGG ctgtcaCCATCAGATGCCCTCATTCGAagacaaaataaacacagcGATCATAAGAAGAAGAGTAAAACAGAGAGATCATGTCCATcagctcctcctcctcctcctcataaCTACAAGGCGTACCAGCTCTATACTCTCTACAGAGACAAAGATGGCAAGATCATGCAG GCCCCATTGAATGGCTGCAGGTGTGAGCCTCTCATTAATAAACTGGAGAATCAGCTCATGGCAACTAAAGAGGAAATGCAATCAGAGATTCATACTGTACAAGAGCTTATGAACAGCAAGATGGGGCAACTGGACCGCAAGAACAAACATCAG ATCAGAGCTCTAGATAAGATCACTTTAGAGAGAGTGTCTGCTGAGAGGATTGAATGTTTACATCGAATTGACAAGAGAGCCATACAGGAACGCTTGGAAGGAGAAAAAAGACAG CAGGCTTCAGTTGTCAGCGATCTCAAGAACTGGTGCCTTTCTAAGATCCAAAGTTTGGAGACGCGTCTCTCTGGCGATCGCTGCAACACCAAGTTACGGCGCTCCTCGTCCCTCACCGACACACTTTCAGATTGGGATCCCCATTCCCACACAGCTGTACCGGACACATCTGGGGGCAGAGCATGTTACTCTCCATCAACAAACCAACCTGAGGCAAAAGATGGAAGAGAGACTGCAGCAGCGACCACGTGTCCTGAAGATGGATCTGCCGGTTACTATGTGATCGAGGTGGACGTCTCACCAG ATAAGCAGTCGTCACAGAATCAATCTGCGCCTCAGTCTCCTTGTATAGTCCGGCCTAAACAACGATCACGGGCCTGTAGTGACCCCCACAGAGTGCAAGATGAGCCTCAGGATTCGAGTCTAGAGCTAAGACGTGTCCCTGATCAGTGCTGCGAGCAGGAATGTGAGCTCGATCACAGGAACCTCAAAAGACGCACCCAACAAAGAGCAAAGACCAAACAAAACGCACAAACCTTGACAAGTTTAGGAGACCACCGCACTGCCGAGGCTTCCTTCGCCCAGGAGCGGGAGAACATGCATGCGCTGGAGGTTACGCAGTACTTTTTTGATGCCGTGACTCTGCAGATGGAGCGCTGGTATGAACGGAAGATCGAGGAAGCGCGCCGGCAAGCCAACCAGAGAGCCCAAGCTGACAGAACCACACTGCTGGACAGAATAAGCTACCTTGAAAATGAGCTCAGACTGCTGAGAACTAACAAACAGGAGGAGAGCTAG
- the lyrm2 gene encoding LYR motif-containing protein 2, translating into MAVSRLPPAALSFKQFLQRQKVLGIYRDLLRTIRKIPLESDRRYLRDWAREEFKRNKSETDQDVIRMMITQAHNHLEDLRKSLSLAGC; encoded by the exons ATGGCAGTGTCTCGATTACCACCAGCTGCGTTGAGTTTCAAACAG TTTTTGCAGAGACAGAAGGTTCTGGGTATCTACAGAGATCTGCTCCGAACCATCCGCAAAATACCGCTCGAGTCTGATCGCAGATATCTGAGAGATTGGGCCAGAGAAGAGTTCAAGAGGAACAAGAGCGAAACAGATCAG GATGTCATTCGCATGATGATCACTCAAGCACACAATCATCTGGAGGACTTGAGAAAATCTCTCTCGTTGGCTGGATGCTAG